TAACGCCATTAGAGAAAGTTTGGACAGAACGGCCAGACATGACAAAGAAAGAAGTGCGTCAAGCATTAGCGAAGTGTGGGTTGAAAGAAGAACACGTATTAAAGCCTATTTGTTTATTAAGCGGTGGGGAACAAACGAAAGTGCGATTATGTGACCTTATCGTAACGAAAAGTAATGTTTTAATTTTAGATGAACCGACTAATCATTTGGATATAGAAACTAAGAAGGCTTTGCAGGAAGCGTTACAACAATATAAAGGAACGGTTTTAATTGTTTCACATGAGCCTTCTTTCTATGAAGCGTGGATAACGAAGATATGGAACATAGAAGAATGGAACGTTGAAAAATAATCATAAAGAAAAGGCATTAGCTCATAAAAGCTAATGCCTTTTCTCTATGATTAACATGATTTTCGAGAACTCTTACATAAGAGTGCTTTTTCTTTTGTTATATTTATAATAATACTAGATGCCTTTCCCTAATAGGCCACTATCTTTCTTTATATATATAGATAGTTTGAAATGGAATGAAAATAATTCCTATATGTAAAGGATAAGGTGATTAAGATGGGAAGACAATAGAGCTTAAAGGAAATTCATGTAAAATTCAGATGAACTTCACAGGAACTTCATATTATAAACTGAATATAACTATAATAGGTTATCGTTATATTTGTTTTTATTTTTCCCTAAAATTAAAAGTTTGGCGGGATCTTGTGTTTTTGTCATTGCTTGAAGAGAAGGGGTATCACCGTTTTTTTGTTGATTAGTAATTTTATAATGATTATTTGTTTGACTACTAATTGTAGCCTGGGAAATTTGAAGTCAATCTTGAATGGCGTAGCAAGATAATAAAATTTCATGTAAAATAATAGTAAAAATATGTAAAGGAGGGAATGGTGTGGATGTGTTTTTGAACATTGCTGAAGAAAAAATTCGACAAGCAATACGGAATGGGGATCTTGATCATATTCCGGGAAAAGGAAAACCACTACAATTAGAAGACCTTTCAATGGTACCTCCAGAACTGAGAATGAGTTATAAAATTTTAAAAAATGCGGGTATGATTCCACCAGAAATGGAACTACAAAAAGATATATTAAAAATAGAGGATTTAATCGCTTGTTGTTATGATGAAGTAGAGAGAAAAAATTACAAGAAGAGTTAACAGCAAAAACGCTGCGTTTTCAGCAGGTAATGGAAAAGAGAAAGATTAAAGATAGTTCAGCATTTCGTATGTATCAAGATAAAGTGAAACTATAATCAGTGGAGGGGGCTCATCCTCCACTGATTATTAGCCTTCACCAATCGGGCATTTACGGGCAGTTGACCTCTCATCTAACTTCTTCGCTCCAGCTGAATTTTGAGGTGAGAGTCTTACTGCCCGTTAATGCGGGGTAAAGTATTTCGTAAATTACGCTAAGAGGGATAAAATGAATAAATTTGAAACGATAGAAGAATTAGCGACATATATTGAAGAACAACCAGTAGTACTTCTGTTTATTAAAACGGAAAATTGCGGTGTTTGTGATGTCATGTTAAGGAAAGTAAATTACGTATTAGAGAATTATGATTATGTAGAGAAAATAGAGATATTGCTACAAGACATGCAAGAGGTTGCAGGGCGATATGCAGTATTTACAGGGCCAACAATTTTATTATTTTATAATGGAAAAGAGATTCTTCGTGAATCACGCTTCATTTCACTTGAAAATTTAGAGAGAACGATTCAACTATTAGAGAATTAAGGGAGGTTTTTATATGGAATTTATTATTGTCATACTATTATTTGTTGTGGTTGGAACAATTGTAACAGCAGTTCGATCAAACAAAAAGAAGGTAAACCTTACGAAACAAAATAACATACATAATTCGTCGAACAGCTCGTCACCATTATTTTTCTTTGCTGGATCGGATAATGATAGCTCGCACGATGGTGGTTCACATGATTGTGGCGGTTCTTTCGGTGGAGATAGTGGAGGTAGCTGCGGTGGCGGCGGTGATTGATGAAAATACGCCTTATATAGGCGTATTTCTTTTTTAAACAAACGTTTGATTAGTTGGCTTACATATGCATAAAAACAGTTAAACAAACGTTTGATTAATATTTTTAACACACTAAGGGGAAGGGAACTGAAAGTAAAAAACAAAGGGAAAGTAGTATTATTCTTGTTAGTTGCGGGAGGGGTATTTCTCGTCAAACCAGTATTTAAATTTGGAACAATACATATGATTCAAACGTGGTTTGAAAGTGTGTTTTCTTAAATAAGGAATCCAGCCTCTTGCAATTGAGGTTTTTTATTTGTTAATATTAGACTGAACGGTCGGTTTAAAGAGGTGTGAATATGAGAAAAAGCGCAGAAGAAATAAAGAAGGAAATCGCATATAAAGCAGAAAGTCTGTTTTCACAAAAGGGTTATGCAGCCACATCTATGGAAGATATTTGTGAAATTACAGGGCGAAGTAAAGGCAGTATTTATTACCACTTTAAGAGTAAAGAAGAATTATTTTTATTTGTAGTGAAACAGCATACATATGATTGGCTTGAAAAATGGAATGAAAAAGAGAAGTTGTATAGTACTAGTACTGAAAAGCTATATGGTCTCGCTGAATATTATGTAGAAGATATACAACAACCTATTTCGAATGCAATAGAGGAATTTTCTATGAGCCAAGTTGTAAGTAAAGAGATTCTAGATGAACTGTTAGCTTTAACTAGAGAATCATATGTTATGGTTGAGCGATTAATCGAAACAGGCATACAGTCTGGAGAGTTTCGTGAAGAAAATACGCGCGATTTGATGTATATTGTAAATGGCTTATTATCAGGGCTTGGAGTGCTTTACTATGAGCTAGATTATAGCGAGCTAAAACGTATTTATAAAAAGGCAATAGATGTATTGTTAAAAGGGATGGCAGCTGAATAATAAATCAGCAGCTTTTCTTATAAAATAAACTAGACCGAACGGTCGGTTTATAAAGAGGGGGATGAAAATGAAAGCTTTATTTAAAAATCGAGCATTTATGCTCGTTATGGCATCTGATATTTTACAGCAATTTGCAATTTGGATTAGAAACATGGCTCTACTGTATTTCATAATGGAGAGGACGAATAATGATCCAGTTTCAGTATCACTATTATCAGTCATGGAATATGCACCTATTTTTATTTTCTCATTTATTGGTGGTGCATTAGCAGATCGCTGGAATCCGAAAAGAACAATGGTTGCTGGAGATGTGTTAAGTGTACTGTCTATTATAGGAATTGTCTTATTGTTAAAGGTCGATTATTGGCAGGCCATATTTTTTGCGACACTCGTTTCTGCAATTGTAGGTCAGTTTTCTCAGCCGTCATCTTCACGCATATTTAAGCGATATGTAAAGGAAGAACAGGTAGCAAATGCGATTGCATTTAACCAAACACTACAGTCATTGTTTATGATCTTCGGGCCAGTCGTAGGATCACTTGTATATACACAACTTGGTTTATTTACGTCACTATATAGTTTAATCATTTTATTTTCGTTATCTGCTATCGCCCTTTCATTTTTACCAAAATGGGTTGAACAAGAGCCAGCAGTGAGAGAGTCATTAAAAAATGATATAAAAGAAGGGTGGAAATACGTTCTTCATACGAAAAATTTACGTATGATTACGATCACTTTTACAATCATTGGTTTAGCAGTTGGATTAACGACCCCATTAGAAGTATTCCTTGTAATCGAACGTTTAGGCATGGAAAAAGAAGCTGTTCAATATTTAGCAGCAGCTGATGGAATAGGTATGTTAATTGGTGGTATTGTTGCGGCAATTTTCACTTCAAAAGTAAATCCGAAAAAAATGTTTGTATTCGGGATGAGTATATTAGCAATATCATTTTTAGTAGAAGGGCTGTCTACATCGTTTTGGATTACTAGCTTTATGCGATTTGGAACAGGGATTTGTTTAGCTTGTGTTAATATCGTTGTCGGTACACTTATGATTCAGCTTGTACCAGAAAATATGATTGGCAGAGTGAATGGGACAATTTTACCGCTGTTTATGGGAGCTATGCTAATTGGCACTTCTCTAGCTGGAGGGTTGAAGGAAATGACTTCACTAGTTATTGTATTTTGTATAGCAATGTCACTTATTTTATTAGCG
This Bacillus mycoides DNA region includes the following protein-coding sequences:
- a CDS encoding thioredoxin family protein → MNKFETIEELATYIEEQPVVLLFIKTENCGVCDVMLRKVNYVLENYDYVEKIEILLQDMQEVAGRYAVFTGPTILLFYNGKEILRESRFISLENLERTIQLLEN
- a CDS encoding histidine kinase, whose amino-acid sequence is MFNTLRGRELKVKNKGKVVLFLLVAGGVFLVKPVFKFGTIHMIQTWFESVFS
- a CDS encoding TetR/AcrR family transcriptional regulator, which produces MRKSAEEIKKEIAYKAESLFSQKGYAATSMEDICEITGRSKGSIYYHFKSKEELFLFVVKQHTYDWLEKWNEKEKLYSTSTEKLYGLAEYYVEDIQQPISNAIEEFSMSQVVSKEILDELLALTRESYVMVERLIETGIQSGEFREENTRDLMYIVNGLLSGLGVLYYELDYSELKRIYKKAIDVLLKGMAAE
- a CDS encoding MFS transporter; protein product: MKALFKNRAFMLVMASDILQQFAIWIRNMALLYFIMERTNNDPVSVSLLSVMEYAPIFIFSFIGGALADRWNPKRTMVAGDVLSVLSIIGIVLLLKVDYWQAIFFATLVSAIVGQFSQPSSSRIFKRYVKEEQVANAIAFNQTLQSLFMIFGPVVGSLVYTQLGLFTSLYSLIILFSLSAIALSFLPKWVEQEPAVRESLKNDIKEGWKYVLHTKNLRMITITFTIIGLAVGLTTPLEVFLVIERLGMEKEAVQYLAAADGIGMLIGGIVAAIFTSKVNPKKMFVFGMSILAISFLVEGLSTSFWITSFMRFGTGICLACVNIVVGTLMIQLVPENMIGRVNGTILPLFMGAMLIGTSLAGGLKEMTSLVIVFCIAMSLILLAIGPILRMQINKEAVANKEELTNSLASK